AGGTTCGTCAATCCTGTTTCGGCGGGGGTGTCTGGTGACGGATACAAGATTCCGTCAATGGTCAGCAGCAGGGCATCGAGTTCCTCGCGTCCGGGAGCCTGAAAAAAGTCAATTCGGCGGACTTCTTCACTGCGTCGCTTCAGCTTTCGGAACTCAGTTTCAACCGCTGACAACTCAGGTTGTTGTGGCAACGCTCGCACTGTGGCCTGCAGGGCCTGTCCAGCCGCATTCAACGCCGCGTATTCTTCCGCCCGGAGCTTGCGGAAGTTTTCCTCTAATGTGTCGTCTGAAAGTCCGCCAATCACATCGGTTTGGAAAAGCCATGCCTCCCCACCTTCTTCAGTGATCTCCTTCAAAATCCATTGAAAATCTTCCAGCAATTCATCATTGTGCGGCAGCACGTAGGCCGAGTTTTTGATTGCCAGTGCCCCGATCTGGTGCAGCCGTCGCAAGACTTTGGCGCGAAAATACGCCGGTTTGGGAGGAATTTGGTGAATGAGCAGCAGCCACTTTCCGGAAAATGCATTCATATGACTCCCTGAAATCGAACAAAGTTTATTTGTTTTATATAGCAGTTGTGATATTTTTAAAATGAAAAATCTTGCAATTGAAATATAATTCTATTTTGGTTGTTTTTCAAGCGATTGGTTTGATTCAGTCGAGAAGGAGTTGAATATGGAAAATGGGCTGTCGGAACCGGTTCGATTGGCGGTGTGGTTAGGAATGGGAATGCTCTTATGGGGCGTTGAGTCGGTTTTCCCCCTGCAGGCCAGACCTTCAGGGCGTGGGCGGGCTTACCGGGTCAATTTGTTCCTCACTGGTCTGACATTGACAGTGAATCTTTTACTGGCGGGGGGAATTCTGTGGGTATTGGGGCAGGCGACACGTCACCAGTTTGGAATCCTGCAACTGGTGGAGGGACCGGGATGGGTCAAGGCACTGCTGGGCATTCTTGGGCTTGATTTCTTTGCCTATCTGGCCCACGTCACAATGCACAAAACAAGCCTGGGATGGAGCTTTCATCAGGTTCATCATGCGGAAACTCATGTGGATGTCACCACGACACTTCGACAACATCCAGGGGAAACCCTTGTCCGCATTGGATTTCAACTGGCAGGAAGTCTGGTTTTCGGTGTTTCGTTTGCGGTGTTTACCGTTTACGTCACGCTCTCAGCCCTCAATGCGCAACTGGAGCACGTCAACTTTCACCTTCCTGAACCGATAGACCGTCTGGTTCGCAGTTTTTGGGTTACTCCAAACATGCATAAACTGCATCATTCGAGCCTGGAGGTCCATTCACATTCAAACTACGCCAATCTTTTTTCTTTCTGGGATCGCCTCTTTGGTACGTTTCAACCACCCGTTGGCCTGGAAAAACTGACGTACGGTGTGGTGAAGCCTTACCCCTCACTGGAGTTCGAACCAAAAGAAAAACTCCCCGACTTGATGTCAAATCGGGGAGTTTGGGGTTTAAAACGAAATGCTGTAGCTCACCCCAGGATTGCGGCTTTGGGCGAGCAGGAAGGTTACGACGTGCCGCCGACCAAACGCATAGGTCAGGCTTGGGTGAAACTTCACGCCATCAAAAATCAGGAGTGATGAAAGGTTTTGGGTCAGGTTGATATTCATCCCGGCCAGCGGCAGAAAGCGATGTTCAAACTGGCTGTAGGCAACGCCCACATAGGGCGCAATCGGGAGTTTGACAACTTCCGAAATGTCTTTGCTGACAGTGGCGTAAAAGGACCGTCCGCTGGGTGTCCCGATCCGGTCCGAACTGGTGCCGAAAATCAACGCCGGTCTCTTTTTGGTCTCGGTAACGGCCACAAAATTGGCCAGGAGTCCGACATCATCAGCGCGTGGATTATATTCAACGCCGACTGAAAGCCGAGGCAACAGCCGGTAGGTTAAGGTTGTCCGTAAGCCGGCGCGTGGAATCTGATGGCTTAAAACCCGAATTCCAAACGTCCAGCGATCCTGGTGCGAATTGGCAATCCCCCGGATTGCCCGGCCTTCGCCCGGTCAAAGCGGTCAAGAGGGAACGCTGGAACTTTTCGCATTCTCCTCGTGGCCCTCATGTTCGGTTGAGTCAACCGGTTCGGGTTCGGATTCTGACGTCTGGCTGGCTGATTGGGCGGCCAGCAGCGCATCAATCTGCCGGGTGAGTTCGGCTTCGGTGACGACGCTTGAAAACACCGCGGCGATTTTGCCTTCGCGGTCAATCACAATCGTGGCCGGAATGCCGGGACCAACCCCAAATCGGGCCATTGCGTCGGTGTTTGTCCCCAGCCAGATTGGAAAATTGAGCCCTGCTTCGCGAACAAACTTGATGACGGCATCGCGTTTTGAGGGTTCGTCTGCCGAAGCCGCAACCACCTGGACTCCGAACGCGGCATACGCATTTTGAGCTTTCACAAAAACGGGCATTTCCTGTTTGCACGGAGCGCACCACGTTGCCCAAAAATTGAGCACCACGATTTTGCCGCGATAGCCGCGCAGGTTCTGGGAACTCCCCGTCAGGTCTTTGAGTTGCAGGTCAGGTGCTTCGGTGCCAACTACATTGGCTGTAACCGGCTTTGATTCAGACACGGGTTGTTGTTGCAAGACCTTCAGGCTGTTGACCTTCAGGTATTGTTTGCCGTCCTTTTCCCGAAGCGTGCCACTGATTTCCACCTGTTTCGCCGTGTAGTCGAGCCACCCGCGTTTGGTTTTCTTCAACTTCCCAAACTCAAGTTGATACAGCGTGAAATCATCATTGGTTTTGACAGCCAGAAGGCTTCCAATGCCGTCGTTATGGCACGTCACGGCACATTTCATGTCGTGGGCACTGCCGTACGGGGTCGTTTTGCGGTCGGCTTCCGTCCAGCATTCGGTACAGGCAATCTGGCCCTGGATAACAATTGCTTTTTCCTGAGCGGTGACCACCGGCACGGAAAAAAACAAACTACAGATCAAAAGAGCAAGTACTCTCATATCACCTCAATCCAAAGTATGAAGGATGAATGATGAAGGATGAAAAAAGCTTCTTCCTTGTGAGGACAACTCGGAATCAGGCGTGTTTGGGAGGTGGAATGAGTGGGGGAAATTTTGGATCAGGCCGCACCAGACAGTACCAGTTGGGGAGAGGCTGAGCAATTTCAGCCTGGATCGAGAGACACATCAGTTTGGACGGGAGTTTGGCAATACAACAAAAACAATCTTCGTTCTGGCATTGCTCGGGAGTGTCTGGATGATGCTCGGAATTGCAATGTACTGTCGGGTCTGTTTGGGTGACGAGGGGGTTTTCTTCGTGGTGTGAAAACTCATCAGTACAGGGTTCGTTGCAATGACAGGTTGGACTGACGACATAACTCAAAACGACCAGACAGGCAAAACAAACCCGCAGAAGCGTTTGTATCGGTTGTATTTGCCGGTGGATGAGTTTCACTGCTGCCTCGCCAAAAAAATAGGTTTCCCAACTTAGCACAAACTACCGTGCGGCTCAATTCAAAGGGAAACGGTGACACACTTACACCTGGTTGGAGTGTCCGAAGTGAAAGAAGGCGCAAACGTTACCACAAGCTTTCATTGACGGCCAATTTGTGAGGGGCACAGAGCGCGCTCAGCCGGAATACCATCTCCGTTGCCGAAAAGGTCGTTTTCGCCCGGATGGGCGGTGGAAAGTAGCCGGTGGGCAGCCTGCTTTGAGGCGCACCCACCGGAATCCAGGCCGAAAAACGGTTCGCGCCCGGATGGGCGCCGGAAAATCAGTTTGGTTTGAGTGGTTGAGTTTCGACAACCGTGTGGCTTTGTTCCAGCGCCCATCCGGACGCGATTCGATCTGGGTAGGGTCCCGGTGGTAGCTCGCAAAGCCTCGCGACCACCGGCTACTGTCCATCATCCTCCGGATGGGAAATGTCAAGATCAAGCGATCTTTCCGCAACGGAGGAAATACCATTTTTAAATTATCTCATCATTCCGTACTGAAACCCTCGAACTGGCTCAATTTTTGTAAACAGCGGATTTTCAACCCCCTGACGCTGGGCTGATTCATACACTGCTTTGGCATCTACCCCATGAGCGAGCAACTGGTAACCCAGCAATGCCACCCATTGCCCGGCATATTGAGCCTGGTGTTCTTTTATCCAACGTTGCTCATCTGGCCAGGTCGCTCGTTTGGGACCGTCAGATGGTGTTGATTCTGTCGAAACATCCGCTTCAGATTTCACTAAAACAGCTTCAATTCGCTGGAATTCTTCAATTGGGATTACCACTGCAATTGGATTCTGATTTTCGTCAACCAAAAACTGTTTAGGGATATTACTCATGATAATCCAACCTTTCTCATCCAGGATGTTCTGAACACAGGCAAACCAGGTTTCAAAAGTCTACAGGTTTTCAGAAAAAGATACAGAGTTCGAACTGTAGTTTGCTTCCATCTGATGAATCAACCAACTCAAGTCAAATCAACAACTTGAATACCACGAAGGAAAGATTTTCACAAGCTCAAGCTTGAACTCTGGTTACTACTTGCAGGAAGATGCCTGCTCAGAATCTTGCGCATTATTTCAAAGGACATAAAACATAGAACGCCTACCCGCTGATGCAGGTGGCATTGACCTCTTTTATTTCAAGGAGAACCCAACTGCGTGTCTGAAGATTTCTCAACTGCTTTTCTGACCCCTGCCCAAAAAATGGCCGTGACGGCGCCGCTTGAATCCCGACTGGTGCTGGCTGGTCCCGGAACTGGAAAAACCCGGACACTGGTTCATCGGGTCGCCTATCTGATTTCAGAACTTCGTCTTCCGGCTGAAAGCCTGCTTGCGGTGACTTACACCAACAAAGCCACTGAGGAAATGCGCCACCGGCTGCGTCGGATGGTGCCCGATGATGCCCAGCGGCTGTCGGTGGGAACGTTTCACTCGTTTTGTATTCGGGTGCTCCGGCAACATTATGAAGCCCTCAACATGCCGAAACACTTTGCCGTCACCGATGAAAGAGGACAGCTCAGTGTGCTCCAAAAAGTGGTGCCGACGTTGCGCGATACCAATGACGCCAAACGGCTGCTCGGACAACTCAGCTCGTGGCGGATGTCAGAAGCAGCCCAGCGGTCTTCGTTGACTGATTTTCAAGAAGAGACACTCAAAAAATATCTCACTGAGCTTCGCCGCCAGGCATTGATTGATTTTGACGACATTTTGCTGCTGACCTTCAAGCTATTTCACAAGCACGCCGACGTCTTAAAGCACCAGCAGGCACAGTACCAATCCATTTTAGTTGATGAATTTCAGGACACCGACTTGCTCCAATACCGCATTCTGAAACAACTCACGGGCTTGCAGACCCCGGTGTTTGCCGTGGCCGATGATGACCAGTCCATTTTTGCGTGGCGCGGGGCCAATCCGGAAAACCTCCGGCAATTTGTGGCTGAGTATTTGTCCAGTGACAGTGAACCGCACGTGATCAAGCTCGAAGCAAACTATCGCTGCAGCGGCTCGATTGTTGCCGCCGCCAACCGAATGATTGCCCCAAGTTTGCGTTTGTTTGACAAAGTGCCAACGGCGGTCAATGAAACCGGCGGGCCGGTGGAAGTTCGCGAATTTGACACCGACCAGGAGGAAGCCGAAGCCATTGCCCAGGAAATCGAGGATCTGGTTCAGGATCCAGGCCAGAACCTGACCTATCGCGATCTGGCGATTTTGTACCGTCGCCACCAGATTGGCGAGGTGCTGGAACTGACGCTCCTGAGTCATGGGATTCCCTGTCAGGTGGTGCGTGGGGCAAGC
The Acidobacteriota bacterium DNA segment above includes these coding regions:
- a CDS encoding sterol desaturase family protein — translated: MENGLSEPVRLAVWLGMGMLLWGVESVFPLQARPSGRGRAYRVNLFLTGLTLTVNLLLAGGILWVLGQATRHQFGILQLVEGPGWVKALLGILGLDFFAYLAHVTMHKTSLGWSFHQVHHAETHVDVTTTLRQHPGETLVRIGFQLAGSLVFGVSFAVFTVYVTLSALNAQLEHVNFHLPEPIDRLVRSFWVTPNMHKLHHSSLEVHSHSNYANLFSFWDRLFGTFQPPVGLEKLTYGVVKPYPSLEFEPKEKLPDLMSNRGVWGLKRNAVAHPRIAALGEQEGYDVPPTKRIGQAWVKLHAIKNQE
- a CDS encoding TlpA family protein disulfide reductase codes for the protein MRVLALLICSLFFSVPVVTAQEKAIVIQGQIACTECWTEADRKTTPYGSAHDMKCAVTCHNDGIGSLLAVKTNDDFTLYQLEFGKLKKTKRGWLDYTAKQVEISGTLREKDGKQYLKVNSLKVLQQQPVSESKPVTANVVGTEAPDLQLKDLTGSSQNLRGYRGKIVVLNFWATWCAPCKQEMPVFVKAQNAYAAFGVQVVAASADEPSKRDAVIKFVREAGLNFPIWLGTNTDAMARFGVGPGIPATIVIDREGKIAAVFSSVVTEAELTRQIDALLAAQSASQTSESEPEPVDSTEHEGHEENAKSSSVPS
- a CDS encoding chromate resistance protein, which translates into the protein MNAFSGKWLLLIHQIPPKPAYFRAKVLRRLHQIGALAIKNSAYVLPHNDELLEDFQWILKEITEEGGEAWLFQTDVIGGLSDDTLEENFRKLRAEEYAALNAAGQALQATVRALPQQPELSAVETEFRKLKRRSEEVRRIDFFQAPGREELDALLLTIDGILYPSPDTPAETGLTNLTGRTWVTRSGIKVDRMASAWLIRRLIDPAARFVYVDPTSYAHEPDHLRFDMFEGEFTHQGNLCTFEVLLDLSGSSDLALRAIGEIVHDLDLKDNVYQRAETGGIKAVINGITLEIQDDSRRLEIATLVFEALYRFFQTTLTAN